The Manis javanica isolate MJ-LG chromosome 4, MJ_LKY, whole genome shotgun sequence genome contains a region encoding:
- the TEX46 gene encoding LOW QUALITY PROTEIN: testis-expressed protein 46 (The sequence of the model RefSeq protein was modified relative to this genomic sequence to represent the inferred CDS: inserted 2 bases in 2 codons), which yields MLRELMPLFRNIYGLIASSGTIGALVAWLIGYKAXLVGFLFLLLLLSNWLVNCELKPTPPESQQEEADKPKVPKAKPNGNITSMTEVKRLHACFALQDKILERLLFSEMKLKVLENQMXIIWNRMNRRGRFSRQLTFRKHRRKRQESTKDFISDCTTNSPC from the exons ATGCTGAGGGAACTAATGCCTCTTTTTAGGAATATCTATGGGTTAATTGCTTCCTCAGGTACCATAGGAGCATTGGTGGCTTGGCTGATCGGCTATAAGG GCCTTGTTGGGTTCTTATTCCTTCTGTTGTTGCTTAGCAACTGGCTGGTCAACTGTGAACTCAAGCCCACCCCACCAGAGTCCCAGCAG GAAGAGGCAGATAAACCAAAGGTTCCCAAAGCCAAACCCAACGGCAACATCACGAGCATGACAGAAGTCAAGAGACTGCACGCCTGCTTTGCCCTCCAGGACAAGATCCTTGAACGGCTTTTGTTCAGTGAAATGAAGCTGAAAGTCTTAGAAAATCAGA TCATTATATGGAATAGAATGAATCGCCGTGGGAGGTTCAGCCGACAGCTGACATTTCGCAAACACAGAAGGAAGAGGCAGGAATCCACTAAGGACTTCATTTCTGATTGCACTACCAATTCCCCCTGCTGA